Proteins encoded together in one Pontiella desulfatans window:
- a CDS encoding B12-binding domain-containing radical SAM protein — translation MAKTHILYLQLPLLDNDTQTDRENFPFAGAYLDHALRRSPEDGFHTSAFAPTEWDELDTHRLADAILATRVDILACTLYLWNIERTLRLAALLKTARPAIKIVAGGPETAKEHPLLSNAALDAVVTGEGEAVFPALLHAWRTGKPIDFETLCHDGQWGSAPPPSVELAAAQPAEETIMQCVQNRPVVYLETVRGCPLTCSYCRYYQLHTGLRMLTIPQVIARVRRFRELGAKEIRFVDPTFNARPKFTALLAALAEVNPDRHLAFFAEIRSDTLTTEQALLMRAANFTAVEVGVQSIDPQVLENVSRPTRLEKTGAGIRALCDAGVHVVLDIMYGLPGQHPDEVRRSLDWGLAFGDAVQVQCMQTLVLPGTVLRSQAAQWGFRHGALPPYGIRQTDHLSPEGIRDIEILLDEHPNLPADPVTPRFCAQRLSGLFHEQCRMGTEQLGNPVPGKTNRRALLICGADLFSHRAAIAGLINRAITAEPDGLWQFVLVPEFEEPLNLIEELAAAIRNHPPHLLDRFASADAFGLTVSRRLYVRANRSFSSGWKSAAEELLRESFG, via the coding sequence ATGGCCAAGACGCACATTCTCTATCTCCAGCTGCCGTTGCTCGACAACGACACCCAAACCGACCGGGAAAACTTTCCGTTTGCCGGGGCCTATCTCGACCACGCGCTCAGGCGCAGCCCCGAGGACGGCTTCCACACCTCGGCCTTCGCCCCGACCGAATGGGACGAACTCGACACGCACCGGCTGGCCGACGCCATCCTCGCCACCCGGGTCGACATTCTTGCCTGCACCCTCTACCTCTGGAACATCGAACGCACCCTGCGGCTGGCCGCCTTGCTGAAAACGGCCCGGCCCGCCATCAAGATCGTCGCCGGCGGCCCGGAAACCGCCAAGGAGCACCCCCTGCTTTCCAACGCCGCCCTGGATGCCGTGGTGACCGGCGAGGGCGAGGCCGTCTTCCCCGCCCTGCTTCACGCCTGGCGAACCGGGAAACCGATCGACTTCGAGACGCTTTGCCACGACGGACAATGGGGTTCAGCCCCCCCGCCCTCCGTCGAGCTGGCCGCGGCCCAGCCGGCCGAGGAAACCATCATGCAATGCGTGCAGAACCGCCCCGTGGTCTATCTCGAAACCGTACGCGGCTGCCCGCTCACCTGCTCCTATTGCCGCTACTACCAACTGCACACCGGCCTGCGCATGCTGACCATCCCGCAGGTGATTGCGCGTGTCCGGCGCTTCCGCGAGCTGGGCGCGAAGGAGATCCGCTTTGTCGACCCCACCTTCAACGCCCGCCCCAAATTCACCGCCTTGCTGGCCGCCCTCGCCGAGGTGAACCCGGATCGGCACCTCGCCTTCTTTGCCGAAATCCGCTCCGATACCCTGACGACGGAACAGGCGCTACTCATGCGCGCCGCCAATTTTACCGCCGTCGAGGTCGGTGTGCAGAGCATCGATCCCCAGGTACTGGAAAACGTATCCCGCCCCACCCGGCTCGAAAAAACCGGCGCGGGCATCCGGGCGCTGTGCGATGCCGGCGTGCATGTGGTGCTCGACATCATGTATGGCCTGCCCGGGCAACATCCCGACGAGGTGCGGCGGAGCCTCGACTGGGGGCTGGCCTTCGGCGACGCCGTCCAGGTGCAATGCATGCAAACCCTGGTTTTGCCCGGAACTGTCCTGCGCAGCCAGGCCGCACAATGGGGGTTCCGGCACGGCGCCCTCCCCCCCTATGGCATCCGGCAAACCGACCACCTCTCGCCCGAAGGGATCCGCGACATCGAAATCCTGCTCGACGAACACCCCAACCTGCCCGCCGACCCCGTCACGCCGCGCTTTTGCGCCCAACGACTCTCCGGCCTCTTCCACGAACAATGCCGCATGGGCACCGAACAGCTCGGCAACCCCGTCCCCGGAAAAACGAACCGGCGCGCCCTGCTCATCTGCGGCGCCGACCTATTCAGCCACCGCGCCGCCATCGCCGGGCTGATCAACCGCGCCATCACCGCCGAGCCCGACGGGCTGTGGCAGTTTGTCCTGGTGCCGGAATTCGAGGAACCGCTGAACCTGATCGAAGAACTGGCGGCGGCGATCCGCAACCATCCACCGCACCTGCTCGACCGCTTTGCCTCGGCAGACGCCTTTGGCCTGACCGTCTCCCGCCGCCTCTACGTCCGCGCGAACAGATCCTTTTCCAGCGGGTGGAAATCCGCCGCCGAGGAGCTGCTGCGCGAATCGTTTGGCTAG